From the Mustelus asterias chromosome 22, sMusAst1.hap1.1, whole genome shotgun sequence genome, one window contains:
- the fam43b gene encoding protein FAM43B, with translation MFPWRSGKAALLEEERARGGKRLAAALGLSPLLAALLRAAPGAWGRCSPGRLGSAFRRRRQKLQLTAEDPSYTAWYLGSAVTLAGRGEGCCREALRRIWARSWQGAAGTRVQLSIGPHGLRMGQAEQRGREAAAHLYLLHRISYSAAEPQRGRLFAWVYRHQLRHKAVVLRCHAALLSRAEQAQALARLLRQASAAALSHFQRLKRQDDARHRQQQRLGELSVPRVPIRRLLNGQCPYRPPAERSGPRLGSIAEDVQGEEAEESSSHPPSTFTRSQPDISGIARQIHRCSIGQELRAAGQGVRLCSLETHRCPAPSPGTKQPDPGDRQTPASLAAHPNPH, from the coding sequence ATGTTCCCCTGGAGGAGCGGCAAGGCggcgctgctggaggaggagcGGGCCCGGGGAGGGAAGCGGCTGGCGGCGGCGCTGGGCCTGTCCCCGCTGCTGGCGGCGCTGCTGCGGGCCGCTCCCGGGGCGTGGGGCCGCTGCTCCCCGGGCCGCCTGGGCAGCGCCTTCCGGAGGCGGCGCCAGAAGCTGCAGCTGACGGCCGAGGATCCGAGTTATACCGCCTGGTACCTGGGCAGCGCGGTGACGCTGGCGGGCCGCGGGGAGGGCTGCTGCCGGGAGGCGCTGCGCCGGATCTGGGCCCGGAGCTGGCAGGGCGCGGCCGGCACCCGGGTCCAGCTCAGCATCGGGCCGCACGGCCTCCGCATGGGGCAGGCGGAGCAGAGGGGCCGAGAGGCCGCGGCGCACCTCTACCTGCTTCACCGCATCAGCTACAGCGCGGCGGAGCCGCAGCGCGGCCGCCTCTTCGCCTGGGTTTACCGGCACCAGCTCCGCCACAAGGCCGTGGTGCTGCGCTGCCACGCCGCGCTGCTGTCCCGGGCGGAACAGGCCCAGGCCCTGGCCCGCCTGCTCCGCCAGGCCTCCGCCGCCGCCCTCAGCCACTTCCAGCGCCTCAAGCGGCAGGACGACGCCCGCCACCGGCAGCAGCAGCGGCTCGGGGAGCTCTCGGTGCCCCGCGTCCCCATCCGGAGGCTCCTGAACGGCCAGTGCCCCTACCGGCCCCCGGCCGAGCGCAGCGGCCCGCGCCTGGGCTCCATCGCCGAGGATGTGCAGGGGGAGGAGGCGGAGGAGAGCAGCTCCCACCCGCCCTCAACCTTCACCCGCTCCCAGCCAGACATCAGCGGCATCGCCCGGCAAATCCACCGCTGCAGCATCGGCCAGGAGCTCCGAGCAGCCGGGCAGGGAGTCAGACTGTGCAGCCTGGAGACACAccgctgccccgctccctccccaggCACCAAGCAGCCTGACCCTGGCGACAGACAGACACCAGCCAGCCTCGCCGCTCACCCCAACCCTCACTGA